The proteins below come from a single Anaerobaca lacustris genomic window:
- a CDS encoding addiction module protein: MKELIEAVVSLPVDERAIVADAVLRSLDAPESEIDRKWVQVAQRRLAEVRAGEIKPVPGEQVFAKVWKRFET; the protein is encoded by the coding sequence ATGAAAGAACTCATTGAAGCGGTGGTTTCGCTGCCTGTGGACGAGCGAGCCATCGTTGCAGACGCGGTTCTCCGCAGCCTGGACGCCCCTGAGTCGGAGATCGACCGCAAGTGGGTGCAGGTGGCGCAGCGTCGCCTCGCGGAGGTTCGAGCGGGAGAGATTAAGCCGGTTCCGGGAGAGCAGGTCTTCGCCAAAGTCTGGAAGCGATTCGAGACATGA